From the genome of Corallococcus soli:
TGCCAGGCGGGACGAGCGCATCCGGGGGCGGGGGCAGGTCGCCCGTGGCGCGCAGACCCCGGTACAGCAGGGTGCCCCCGATGACGGCCACCGGGAGGAAGAAGGTGTTGAGGATGGGAACCCAGAGCAGCAGGTAGACGCCTGCCCCGAAGCCCATGCACAGGGCCCGTCGCTCGCGAAGCATGCGGCGCACCTGGGCGAACGGGTAGAGGTGGCGCGTCATCGGGGCGGCCAGATGTTCAGCGGCCATCCACAGCATGGTCCACAGGCTGGCCAGCACGGTGAACGCGAGGCTGCCCAGGCCCGGGACCAGGTTGAGCGGCAGCAGCACCGCCAGCCCCAGGAACAGGAGCGCCATGCGGGCGAGCGTGTGCAACAGCCCTGTCGTCAGCCCGCGCAGGAACGAAGCGGGCGACGTGGCGTCCGCTTCCCCACATTCTGCTTCGGTGGCCTCCGACAGCGGGTCCTGGAGGGGGGCGAGCAGGAGGGGCGGCACCACGTTGGCGCCCACCACCCAGGCGACCAGGGAGGACAGGATGAGGACGGTGTACCAGCCGGCGCGCCCGTACCAGGACTCGGGCCGGGTCCAGACGGAGTCCAGCAGGCCGGGGGCGTAGCGGTAGAGCAGGATGCCCAGGCCCAGCAGGGCGATGGCGGTGATGGCCGCGCAGAGGGTGGACAGCAGCAGCAGCCGGCGCGAGCGGAACACCAGCCCGAAGGCGCGACCGAGCAGCCCCACGCCCTGGAAGAAATCCGACAACCGGGGCCGGGGGGACAGGACGGGGATGGGGGACACAGGACGCATGGGGACGGGTCGTTCAATTGAGGGCAAGGGAAACGAGCCCCGTTATATAGGGCGCCTTCATGTCCCTCGACCTCAAGCGCGTGGCCTCCGAGCCCCTCACCTCCGTGGCCCCGTTGGTGGATGGCCTCCGGGCCGCGGAAAAGCCCCGGGCCGAGCACCGGCTCGGGCTGGAGCACGAGAAGTTCATCTACCCGGTGGGGTCCGCCCAACCCGTGCCCTACGAGGGACCGAACGGGGTGGGGGCGCTGCTGGAGACGCTGGCGCCGGGCGGCTACGAGCCTTTCCGTGAAACGCCCCAGTCGCCGGTCATCGCGCTGCAGAAGGGCATGGCGGCCATCTCGCTGGAGCCGGGCGGGCAGTTCGAGCTGTCCGGCAGCCCCTTCTTCACGGCGCGCGAGGCGCACGAGGAGAACCTGGCGCACCTGAAGGAGACGAAGGCGGCGGCGGCGCGGCTGGGCCTGCGGCTGGTGGGGCTGGGGTACCGGCCGGTGGGCACGACGGGCGAGATGCCCTGGATGCCCAAGACGCGCTACCAGGTGATGCGCCGCACGCTGCCGGAGCGCGGCCGGCTGGCGCTCAACATGATGTTGATGACGTCCACCGGGCAGGTGTCGCTGGACTGGGCGGACGAAGCGGACTGCGTGAAGAAGACGGTGACGGTGGCGCGGCTGTCGCCGCTGCTGGTGGCGCTGTACGCCAACAGCCCGCTCGTGGAAGGCAAGCCGTCCGGCTACATGACCTTCCGCAGCCGCGTCTGGGAAGAGGTGGACCCCACGCGGTGCGGCTACCTGCCGTCCTGGTTCGACGGCTCCTTCTCCTATCAGGCGTACGTGGACTGGGCGCTGGACGCGCCGCTGCTGTTCCTGCGGCGCAACGGCGAGTACCGCCACCCGAAGCTTACCTTCCGCCAGCTGATCAAGGAGGGCTACGAGGGCAAGCCGCCGGACATGGGGGACTGGACGGACCACCTGTCCACGCTGTTCCCCGAGGTGCGGCTCAAGAAGGTGCTGGAGGTGCGCGGCGCGGACTGTGGCAGCGCGGCGATGACGGGCGCGCTGGGCGCCCTGTGGCGCGGCCTCCTCTATGACGCGCAGGCCCTGGAAGAGGCGCAGCTGCTGCTGCCCCGGTTGAGCTTCACCGAGCACCTGTCCTTCCACGACACCGCGCGCCGCGAGGGCCTGGCCGGGAAGCTGGGGGCACACGAGCTGCACCGGCTGGCCGGGGAGATGGTGTCCATCGCGAAGCGCGGGCTCCAGCGGTTGGATCCCCAGGACGCGCCGCTGCTGGCGCCGCTGGAGGAGGTGGCCGCGTCGGGGCGCTCGCCCGCGCAGGCGGTGCTGGACGCGTGGGCGAAGGACCCGCGTCCGGAAGTGCTGATGACGCGCTTCGAGCTGTGAAGCGCGTCCCTTCGCGGACGCGGACCCCGGGGCGGTGGGCTAGAAGCGGCCGCCCACGGTGATGTTGCCGTTGAAGAGGCTGCCCTTCGCGTCGTCGCTGGTGCCGGGGACGGTGACCAGCTCCTCGCCGCCCACGAGGCGGTAGGTGCCACGCACGCCGGCGAAGAGGTTGCCCAGGCGGTAGTCGATGCCCGCGGTCATGGGGAACTCCGTCTGCCAGTCGTTGCTGTAGACGGGCTCCGAGCCGCTGGAGGAGTCCAGGTAGCTCAGGCCCAGGCCGATGCCGACGAACGGGTGCAGGTTGTTTTCGAGCACGGGGCCCACCTTGCCCAGGATGGTCCCGTTGTTGCGCCAGATGTGGTTGCCGCCGCTCACGCGGGCATCATCGATGGGGACGCTCTGGCCTTCGTAGCCGACCTCCACGCCGACGAGGGGCGCGGGCTGGGCGACGGCGGTGATGCCGAACAGCGGGCCTATCCCCGTTTCATCACCCAGGTCGCCGGTGAAGCCGCCCAGGCCCACGCGCACGTCCAGGCCGGCTTCGACCTCCTGTTCGTTGAAGCCAATCTTGCGCCCCACCTGGGTCGCGTCCACCGCGAAGGCCGGGCCCGCGATGCACACGCCGACCACCACCACTCCCGCCATCTTCGAAAGCTGTCTCATGTCCAGGCTCCTCCCGTTTTGTGAACTGCGGGACCTGGAATGGAAGCTGCGACCCCGGGGGCGGACGTCGCATCTGCCCTGGAGGTGGAGGCAGGGAGCCGAGGGCCCTAACGGCGGCCGAAGAGCTTCTTCAAGCCGGACAGCAGCCCGCCGGGGCGGGACTCGGGTTCGGTGAGGAAGGGCGAGCGGGCGATGAGGGCCTCGCGGGCGGCGTCGTCCAGGTCCTCCGTCGCGAGCGGCACGGGCTGACGCTTGCCCCCGGGCAGGGTGGCGCCGAAGGCCAGGGTGCCGTCGGGGGACAGCTCCAGGTGCACCTCCACCTCGCCGGGGCGCTCCACGGTGAGGTGGAGGGCGCCGAGCCATTCGTTCTCCGCGGAGGCCTGCGCGGTGCCCTGGAAGAACGCGAGCACCAGCGGGCCGGGCGCGGCCACGGGCAGCACCAGCGTCTTGGAGGTGGGCAGGCGAGTGTTGCGCTCCAGCACGCGGCGGAAGGCGCCGGAGTGTTCAGCGACGCCGATGGGGGAGGTGAGGACCTCGGAGACGCTGGCGGCGGGCTTGCCGACCTCCGCGAGCAGCAGCGCGTGGCCGAGCATCGCGGCGCCGCGCACCCCGGCGGTGCACGCGTCCACGTCCTCGCGCACGGGCACGCCCAGGCTCTCCTCCAGCCGGCGGCGCACGAGCGGGGCCCGGCCCTGTCCGCCCACGAGCACCACGGCGTCCAGCCCCTGCGGGGACAGGGCGTTGGATTCGAGCACGTCGCGGGTGACGGCGACGACGCGCTGGGCGAGGTCGGCGGTGAGGGCCTCCACGCGCTCGCGGTCGAGCGTGGGGCCGGGGCCGGAGGGCAGGACGACGTCCACGGAGTCCCGGGTGGAGAGGGCCTCCTTGGTGGACCCGGCGATGGCGCGCAGGGGGAGCCAGTCGAGCGGGTGTTCGGGGCGGGGCTGGCCCTGTCCGGGGAGGTCGCTGACGAGCGCCTCGGCGATGCGGGCGTCGAAGTCCATGCCGCCCAGGGTGGGGTCGCCGCCGGTGGTGACGACCTCCAGGTCGTCGCCCGTCACCTGCACCACGCAGACCTCCAGGCCGCCGCCGCCCAGGTCCACGACGAGGACGCGCTTGCGGGCCAGGCCCCGGCCATGCGCGTACGCGAGCGCCGCGGCGGCGCTGTTGGTGAGGACGCGGCGCACGTCCAGGCCGGCCTCGAGCGCGGCGTCGCGAAGGGTGGCGCGCTGGCGTTCGGTGAAGTGCGAGGGGGCGCAGAGGACGGCGCGCGTCACCTTGCGGCCGAGGAACGCGGTGGCCGCTTGATGCAGCTCGCGCAGGAGCAGCGTGGTGAACTGGGCAGGGCCCACGACGCGACCGCCCAGCTCCACGCCCGCGTCGCCGCGAAGGTCGGTGGCGAGGGGGAAGGGGAGCTGGGGCCCGAGCCAGCGAAGCTGCGGGGAGCGTGCGCGCAGCCCGAGCAGGCGCTTGAGGCCGAGCGCGGCGCGGCGGGGCTCGCGGGCGGCTTCGGCCAGGGCGGCGGCGCCGACGTGCAGCTCACCGGCGCTGTCCATCGCGATGACGGAGGGCAGGCCCGCTTCGTGGGTGCCGGGCAGGGGGATGAGGGTGGCGACGCCGTCGATGAAGACCGCCACGCGAGCGTGGGAGGTGCCCACGTCGATGCCGAGCACGACCTCCGCCGCCGCGGGCGTGGTGGTGGGCACGGTGGGCAGGTCGAGGCGGGTGCGGCGGCGACCGCGCGCGCCGGTGTCCGCGACGGTGGGGGCACGGGCGGCTGTGTCGGCGGCGGGCGTGGACGGGCTGTTTGGCTCGGTGGCCTGGGCGGCGGCGGGCGTGGGCGGGCTGTTTGGCTCGGTGGCCTGGGCGGTGGCGGGCGTGGACGGGCTGTCAGGACCGGTGGCCTGGGCGGTGGCGGATGGCGCGGCGTCGGGTGGGGCCACCTCGTCCGGTGCGCGGGGAGCCGTGGGACGGCGTTCGTCGGAGCCGGGATGAGAGGCGGCTTCGTCCGTGGAACTGGCCGCCGTGGAACTTGTCGGGGACGCGAGCGGGGCGCTGATGGCGCCGGTGAGGGCCGAGGGTGAGGCCGCGATGGGCGGGACCTCAAGCGCGGCGCCTTGCGTCGCGGAGGGCAACGGACCTGGCTCCGTGTGAGCACCGGATGGCGTCGCGGAGGAGGGCTGCGCTGGGGTGCTGGGGGACGCGGAGGGAGGCTGCGCTGCCTGGCTTCCCGCCGCCTCTGTCGAGGCCGTAGCCGATGCGGTCGTCGTCAGGGACGACGGTGCCTCTGCTGCGTGAGGTGTGGGCGTGACAGGCGAAGGCGCCGTTTCAGCGGCGGGCGAGGCCTCCACGACAGGTGCCGCAGCCGGTGGAGCCGAATCGGCAGCGATGACTGTCGAGCGCAACAGGTCCGGGGCGGCTGCCTGCTGCGGGGCTAGGCCTGGCTGTTCGTCCAGGCGAACCGGGACACCTGTGGTTGTTGAGGTCTCCGCGAGCGGGGCTTCGCCCGAGAGGGCCGTTCGAGACGCGGATGTCGTCTCAGGAAGAACCGCTGCCTCGGATGGGTCGCCGTGGAACGCGGATGCGGTGGTGTTCGGAGGAGCTGTTGCACCTGTCGGGCCCTCCCGCGTCTCGGATGCCGTCTCCGGGAGGACCGCTGCGCCTGCCGGGCTTTCGTGGGATGCGGATGCAGTCTTCGCAGGGGTCGCTGCACCTGTCGGGTCTTCGCGGGTCTCGGATGCTGTCTCCGAAAGGGTCGCTGCGTCTGACGGGCCCTCGTGCGTCGCGGATGCAGTTCGGGCGAGGAGCGCAGCGTCCGGCTGATCAGTGCGGGTGATGGATTCAGTTTCGGCAAGGATCGCCGTTGTTGACGGGTCTGTGTCGACTGCGGAATCCGCTCGGGCGGGGAGCGCTGCGTCCGGCTGAACCGTGCGAGTGATGGCTGCCGCTTCGACGAGGGGCGCCGTTGCTGACGCGTCCGTGTCGGTTGCGGAAGCAGCCTTCGTGGATGACGTTTCTGTCGGGCCCGGGACGAGGGCTGAATGAGTCGCGGCCGAAGACGTTGCTTCCGTGATGCTCGCTGGGGCGGCCTCCACTGCACTGGTGGCCGGAGCTACTTCAAACGAGAGCGGTGCTACGGAAGCAGATGCGCCTTCATGTGAGATTACTGCTCCCGGTGCGGACTCAGGAGACAGTGCTGTCGCTTCGGCATCCGCGACACGGTCGGCATCAAGCTTCGCGAATCCGGTCGCGAGCGGATCCTCGCTCCCTGTCCTGGTCGTGGAGGAGGGGAGTGCGGTTCCCTCCGCGCTCGTGGATTCGATGTCGTCCGCAACAGCCGCGT
Proteins encoded in this window:
- a CDS encoding glutamate--cysteine ligase, coding for MSLDLKRVASEPLTSVAPLVDGLRAAEKPRAEHRLGLEHEKFIYPVGSAQPVPYEGPNGVGALLETLAPGGYEPFRETPQSPVIALQKGMAAISLEPGGQFELSGSPFFTAREAHEENLAHLKETKAAAARLGLRLVGLGYRPVGTTGEMPWMPKTRYQVMRRTLPERGRLALNMMLMTSTGQVSLDWADEADCVKKTVTVARLSPLLVALYANSPLVEGKPSGYMTFRSRVWEEVDPTRCGYLPSWFDGSFSYQAYVDWALDAPLLFLRRNGEYRHPKLTFRQLIKEGYEGKPPDMGDWTDHLSTLFPEVRLKKVLEVRGADCGSAAMTGALGALWRGLLYDAQALEEAQLLLPRLSFTEHLSFHDTARREGLAGKLGAHELHRLAGEMVSIAKRGLQRLDPQDAPLLAPLEEVAASGRSPAQAVLDAWAKDPRPEVLMTRFEL
- a CDS encoding EI24 domain-containing protein encodes the protein MRPVSPIPVLSPRPRLSDFFQGVGLLGRAFGLVFRSRRLLLLSTLCAAITAIALLGLGILLYRYAPGLLDSVWTRPESWYGRAGWYTVLILSSLVAWVVGANVVPPLLLAPLQDPLSEATEAECGEADATSPASFLRGLTTGLLHTLARMALLFLGLAVLLPLNLVPGLGSLAFTVLASLWTMLWMAAEHLAAPMTRHLYPFAQVRRMLRERRALCMGFGAGVYLLLWVPILNTFFLPVAVIGGTLLYRGLRATGDLPPPPDALVPPGRGA
- a CDS encoding Hsp70 family protein, which codes for MAPPDAAPSATAQATGPDSPSTPATAQATEPNSPPTPAAAQATEPNSPSTPAADTAARAPTVADTGARGRRRTRLDLPTVPTTTPAAAEVVLGIDVGTSHARVAVFIDGVATLIPLPGTHEAGLPSVIAMDSAGELHVGAAALAEAAREPRRAALGLKRLLGLRARSPQLRWLGPQLPFPLATDLRGDAGVELGGRVVGPAQFTTLLLRELHQAATAFLGRKVTRAVLCAPSHFTERQRATLRDAALEAGLDVRRVLTNSAAAALAYAHGRGLARKRVLVVDLGGGGLEVCVVQVTGDDLEVVTTGGDPTLGGMDFDARIAEALVSDLPGQGQPRPEHPLDWLPLRAIAGSTKEALSTRDSVDVVLPSGPGPTLDRERVEALTADLAQRVVAVTRDVLESNALSPQGLDAVVLVGGQGRAPLVRRRLEESLGVPVREDVDACTAGVRGAAMLGHALLLAEVGKPAASVSEVLTSPIGVAEHSGAFRRVLERNTRLPTSKTLVLPVAAPGPLVLAFFQGTAQASAENEWLGALHLTVERPGEVEVHLELSPDGTLAFGATLPGGKRQPVPLATEDLDDAAREALIARSPFLTEPESRPGGLLSGLKKLFGRR